A region from the Bactrocera dorsalis isolate Fly_Bdor chromosome 1, ASM2337382v1, whole genome shotgun sequence genome encodes:
- the LOC125780379 gene encoding uncharacterized protein LOC125780379 yields MVKFGELRIQQLKKELEERNLPISGQKADLQARLREAMEADGINVDEFEFDGPGTSTKVEEKLEEQRTSSSVDTNMLLVAIRQIAENAVQTENRLAQQIAENAVHTENRLAQQIAENISRITENVVQTENRLAQQMTQIAENTSQLESRLTQQITENNTQVQEKFSKFEDELSTLKNDEENLKSEVLQLSNRVRELQLHGPAPSTNNQRLKAPTFDGSIPFQIFKLQFEKTAMANNWNAADKVASLFVSLKGPAAEILQTIPDCERDNYEALMSAIERRYGSEHRKQIYQIELQNRGQKMNESLQEFATEIERLAHLANADAPVDYIERVKIQCFINGIRDVDTKRATYALPKRTFAETVSHALTQETASLLSKPAHKVQRVEMEQPALMEEILKTLKTIAAPRVNTTGRCFNCGKAGHFARNCNIKVNPSKRKQPTDNEDGASTSHKSLN; encoded by the coding sequence atggttaaattcggagaattgagaattcagcaattaaaaaaggaactggaggagcgtaatttgccgataagcgggcaaaaggcggatctgcaggcacgactacgtgaagcaatggaagcggatggaattaatgtggacgagttcgaatttgatgggccaggaacttctacaaaggtagaagaaaaattagaagaacaacgaacatcatcaagcgtagacactaacatgctattagtggctattaggcaaatagcagaaaatgcagtgcaaacagaaaatcgtctggcacagcaaatagcagaaaatgcagtgcatacagaaaatcgtctagcacagcaaatagctgaaaatatatcacgaataacagaaaatgtagtgcaaacagaaaatcgtctggcacagcaaatgacgcaaatagctgaaaacacatcacagttagagtctcgccttacacaacagattacagagaataatacacaagtgcaagagaaattttcaaaatttgaagacgaattaagcactttaaaaaatgacgaagaaaatttaaaatcagaagttcttcaattaagtaatcgtgtgcgagaactgcaactgcatggccctgcaccatcaacaaataatcaaagattgaaggcacccacattcgatggaagtattccatttcaaattttcaaacttcagtttgaaaagacagcaatggccaataattggaatgcagcggacaaagtggcgtccttgtttgtatcattgaaaggacctgcggcagaaatccttcagactattccagactgtgaacgggacaactatgaggcattgatgagtgcgatagaaagacgatatggtagtgagcaccggaaacaaatataccagatcgaactgcaaaataggggtcagaagatgaacgagtcattgcaagagttcgcaactgaaatcgaacgactggctcatttggcaaatgcagatgcacctgtggattacattgagagggtaaaaattcaatgtttcataaatggaattcgtgatgtggacaccaaacgcgccacatatgcattgccaaaaagaacgtttgctgaaacggtttcgcacgccctcacacaggaaacagcttccctactaagtaaaccagcacacaaagtacaaagggttgaaatggaacaaccggcgctgatggaagaaatattgaagactctgaagacaattgctgcaccgcgagtaaatacaacaggaagatgtttcaactgtggaaaagcgggtcactttgcccgaaattgcaatataaaagtaaacccatcaaaacggaaacaaccaacagataacgaggacggagcatccacatctcacaagtcgttaaactaa
- the LOC125777736 gene encoding uncharacterized protein LOC125777736 — DWNLGKTWYGNNAEKSVCNKLNKLLDKYQEQIKRRNNTQQFTEYVKSLETIVYIGTCKCDLKAAPCACGWVPERLKEFMHDQHNQSRLTMNAFMMETEEQGATSMSSMPTYQDPDDSTYAPPPVQEDMDRSTSSQYTERYDCFNFASVCDRFGVPDRVASALGTALLQDFKIKDNHGKPLIMDKSKVRREKEKCRQEVLRKRLDDTNLLAFSFDGRKDDTLTIDKINEKYHTRMVKEPHLVILREPNSELIGYVKHKRPLHWFMWQ, encoded by the exons gattggaatttgggaaaaacttggtatggaaataatgctgaaaaaagtgtatgtaataaattgaataaattgcttgacaagtatcaagagcaaatcaagagaagaaacaacacccaacaatttacggagtatgtaaaatctctggaaacaattgtttacattggaacatgtaaatgcgatttgaaggcagctccatgtgcatgcggctgggttcccgaacgcctcaaagagttcatgcacgatcaacataatcagagtagactaacaatgaatgcatttatgatggaaactgaagagcaaggagcaacgtctatgtcatcaatgccaacataccaagatcccgatgattcaacatacgcaccgccaccggttcaagaagatatggatagaagcacaagttcacaatacacagagagatacgattgttttaactttgcctcggtatgtgacagatttggtgtgcctgacagagtagcatcagcattgggaaccgctcttttgcaagattttaaaattaaagataatcaTGGGAAACCTCTTATCATGGATAAATCGAAAGTTcgcagagaaaaagaaaaatgcagacaagaagtgcttcgcaaacggttagatgataccaatttgttagcgttttcattCGATGGCAGAAAAGATGACACTTTAACAATAGATAAAATTAATGAGAAGTATCATACTAGGATGGTAAAAGAACCTCatcttgttattttgagagaacccaATTCTGAATTGATTGGTTACGTAAAACATAAAAGACCATTGCattggttt ATGTGGCAATAA